The Mercenaria mercenaria strain notata unplaced genomic scaffold, MADL_Memer_1 contig_3718, whole genome shotgun sequence DNA window ataacttccagcagtagtagcagtaacacTGCTCTTACTGCTAtaacgttatagcagtaatagcagtaatactgctgttactgctctaCTGCTAACTTCAAGCTGGTAGTTAATGTACTGATACATTAACATCATATAAGTACAACCAAGAAGACTAGTACACTACATTGCTTACAAATATCATACGTTGTAAAAAGTGCATGTCATATTTTGATGTTAACTGAAAGTATTGATATGCATCATAATaaacaatatttgataaatttcaaTCTGTTTTTGGAAACATGTGTTTATTTATGAAACTCgtggataaataaataaatatataagtgaCACAGTTACTCCTTTCTTCCTGTAACTTTAGACAAAAACGAATGTACAGTTATAAACAAAGTTTACAGAACTTTACAGTACATTAGTTAGGCGTAAGAAGGTTATGATAACGAAGACGGGCACATTTCTTTAAGCAAAATACTAACAGGAAGGACTGTTGAGAGAAAGGCTGTGTCTAACTGTATATCAGCAGATATTTTAGGTAATGAAAGTGGTGTACAAAGTGAAATGTTGATATTAAATTCTCCAAGGGCTGGTGAAGCtggaaaatgacaaattaatacGAGTTGTCCGGACAGACAAACGTGCAGTAAAGTGCTTCTGTTGTCAGAATATAGGGATCAACGTAAGGCACCGACCTAACAAATAtgtggataaaaaaaaactatatggaAACGAAGGTCGACTGGATCAAATAATATTGGAGTGCTGACCCATGCAACAGAAGGGAGGTCTTGTAAGCACATATAAAACGAACTTTAAGACTTAAGTATGTCTAGAAAAGAGATGGTAAGCAATGTTGCCCAAGCAACTAAGAAAGCCATGTAGTTAAGTCTAGAACAAGCAGATTGTATCTAAGTTTGACAAAGGCACACCAACGATCTATGGTGCATCACAGGCCTGATGTCAGTTTAGCGTTAGGAAGGAGTAGTTGTCCGGGGCACAGGGAAATCCTTTTATAACAGAAGCCGGGGAGGTCAAAATATGTGGTATCCCACTTCTGCGAGGGAACTGTTGAGAAGGCGGGTAGATAACACTATTACTGATGAGAAACATTGAGCATTTCGTTTCAGTCTCAGACACTTTGTGCCAGCCTCTCCCATCCGCCGCCCCTGCTGTCAGTCACTACCTTGTAGACTTTAAAAAACTGTTTATAAATctcaaacataaaaagaatgttttgctacaatgtaagaatattttttcctttcagtgaaataaaagtaaaGTTTGTTTACTTCGAGCTTTTGAAGACGACTTTGTGGTCCAAGGAATACAAGAATTGTTTCGAGCTAAGTGTTACGCAGTCAAATTTGCCAAAAGAGCCAGAAAAGCATTAGTTATGTGATATTTTAAACACTACAAGAGATGTGTCCCGAAGTTTGGTAAATAAATTGAAGACAATATGAGGAACATGCACAATCCGCTCTTTCGTTTGTCTGTCCTGTGTGGTACAAATAGTTGATTTTGTCATAACTTTACAActacaagatttttttcatagAACCTTGAATACAGATATAAAGCATTACGTAAAATATACAGACTATTGTATTTTTTCCTTAATCCGTCTGTCACAATTTATATTATAGGTCTTTGTTAACTTGAATTGTATTTTTATGGCAGCTAATATAACTAAGTCCCCATCAGGTAGGGTACAGTTATTGTTGGGTACTAACCTATAGTAATTCTGCATTAGCTTCCTTTAAAGGCATATTATATATGATTATATAATTTGGTAGGTGTcgttattgtaaacattttaaacaacatgtttttttttgtggattacATATCATGCTGCCGTTTTGTATTATCACAAGTATTAGGGATTCACCTAgagtaaaataattatatttacactAACCTGTATTTGGTTAAACATtatgtacaaaacaaaatatacactgttttatgtattttattttttttagcttttatgtgttatttgtttttgtcTGCTGTTGTCTtgtgagtgcgtgcgtgcgtgcgtgtgtgtgtgtcttgtCCTTCTTTTACAAAAAAGACAGAAATAAATACTAACATATTACTGTGAATATGAACTCATCACTGTAGTCAGAAGTCAAGCCTGTAACACCATCTCCAGATTCTGTTGCACTGCATTTAAATCTCTTGTTGGCATCTTCCTTTGTCACAGACATTATAGTCAGTGTTTTGTTTAAAACTCCATATTTATATCTATTGTTGGATGGATTCGTAATATCATTTACTTTCCAGTTGAACGTGACATTAAGGGTGTGGTTTGTTGGGTTGGTTGTCGATGAACTGGCGCATGAAAGTTGACAGTCTTTTCCAAGAACATTGTTGTTATCATGTGAAAGAGTTGCTTTTTGTGGTTTACCTGAAATTGTATAAGAATAGTTTTGCTACTCCAGATTTTAACGTGTAGCAAGGACATATACCATTTTTCCAGTGCATAGTATGGGTATATGTTCCAGTCTTAGGGTTCAAAACATGTCGAAAACTTCCAGATATCGTCAAAATGCTGAACTATTCTACGTTCGAAAACTGCCCTGCTACCTTAGAACTACATAACTAACtcaggtacccaatcttggtctCAAATGGCGTCCAGGACCTATACCTACACGTTCATGTAGGCTATGGCTATATTTCTTTGGCGCAGAACTCGACCTTCAAGATAGTTTTAATATTGTTTAAGTGCGAACACAGCCTGGTAACTTATTACCATTTTTAAACTACCCTTATGCTACCAAAAGTACAAGATCTCAACCAGGACCTATATATATACGGCCATATCATTATGTAAAAAATTCGAGTTAGTCAGTTGAAATGTCCAGTTACacatctcgaaatttcgagttaataaataatatCCAACTGGCATTAATGGTTTTGCTATTTCTATAAACATATTCGCAgaattcattttaacaaatatatgggtgtgaatttaaataaataaacaaaaagtttagttcaaattaaagtttgaacTGTAAAtcacataagtttcattttcaagaATTGAACACTATATTTAATGTCTTAAAAGTGCATGTTTTGTTCAGCATGAACATAAATATCTTTGACAGATGTACAAAGACAGAACATGTCGTTCTGTTGTAATGACTGCCTGATAAGCGGTCATAGATGAGTTTCAGTAAGACACGGTTCGAATCCCGCACCATACGAAACAgaagttttataaagatcaatcACAATCATTGCCTACATACAGGGACCCGTTATAGGAAGCTGACTGCTTAACTTTTCATTTCCCTCATCgaacataataaataatgatacatgTATCGTTATATTTGGACTCAGCTTTCAAAGGAGCTTTTATATAATTAATCATATAGTAGTTCAAACTTACTACTGTAGAAATGAATcaatcatattgaatttattaaaagagttaaatgaaataataaaatgcgaggctctgccgagcattttatcatttttttccaacgagtttgataaattcaatgtggaaagacacagatgtaatattcttttcatcacatgtAAGTTTTtgctgctgaaacatcaaaatttcttctttctttacctattatagaccaagtaaattcgaccattctaacatgacttgatttgattgccagttaaacaagaAAAGGACAACCGGTTCATTATTCCACGGGTAAATGTAGTCCAgcatgatatttattaaaatatttcaatgagcatgtaagaatgaaaacaatcaatgccttcttgtggtttatcgtctaatttattacaagttcatcgttcagatgcttcagtatgtAACCACTCGGGGTAACGTTCTCGAGGTTCAAttcctatgcatctgaactctgaaccgtgatatatttaacaaataatcaaagccttcgagttgtttatcgtctaatttaccacggttcaaaGTTCAGATGCTGTcaatttcagtacttttatttttcattttacccgccgaccgttTGCTacaatcgtgcaacatcgggcatttccgtataCTCCGGTAAAtacgtagcataaaggccgaggtgatcagattgccGTTTGCtagtgccaaaaataaaagttttgctgTATGGTAGAGGGATTTTGTTTGATCAAGAtcagcagacgcatgaaaaaAATGTCGGCCTGCATTAATGTAAATAATGTGTGAAATTTATACCataagataattatcaaacatgaaactcctaGCAATATTCTCATGTCAGCTTGAAGTataccaataaaatatataagaagactCTTTGAAAGTACATAtaaacaaacattcagacactatatgccacatgtgcctttgacactgaggaacacataatgacatatccagtaataaaagTTTTCTCGGACTCATAAATTACTAAGTCCAAGAGAAATATTATAAGTCCCATCAAAATGAAGAGTTGTTGTATGAACATCAGCCGACAAGGTCgttattttttttacacatttttagctgaaccaaaattccGACTGTTTCGGATTGTcgtatttttgtaacatttaggTGGCGCTGACATTCTGCAAAATATAGAACAATATTCAAGcaactgaaacttaaccaaagctaCAAAAATATTGATGTTGTTAGTTAAATTACCGCATATCTATGACGAATTAGATTCGAAAAGCCAGTGTGCATAATATTGATCAATTACAATGTCTGTCTTTTAATACTTTGCGTCTCCAGCCAAttgcatgtatgcaggatgcagacctaaactagtcattgcatatccccattttaatagcagttttattcatgtttatataataaacatatgcAATGATCTAATGATATGCCAACTGTTGTATCTGTatagtttattatgaaaaatgtttccacacGTCTATTTTTACTACAGAATAGATagatacaaaaacacaaataatacatcTTTGGtgactttgtaagtctataccTGACATGTTGAAAACTGAAAAActaaactgaaactggtttatttgcttaaacgcctatttctacatttaaaacatattcaatggcgttttacaatacaagttgaaataaaatattaaatataaaatattttaaataagattaattaaaacgaatcagaatagcaattattaatttaaagtcaatgataatactatattttaaaatattaccaacatacaattatcacagacaaacattaaatttctatcactgtcaccagcatcactgtttaaaactcagtcaaaacttagaataatgcaaagtagtctctgaagaaatgcgttttcaaccttttcctaaagcagtcaattgaagaactttgtctgatgttcaacggcaaattgttccacaactttggagTCTCTTTTGTTAAACGAAAATGGCACCAtgcatacaagctacacataaagaaaaccaCAATATTCTGAGATGATAAGATATAAAtcagttcagaatagttcatttgtgagtttgttttttattctgtacacaaaaaaataaaaaataaaaaaaaaaagaatccttttgaacgttttatttttatctatttggTCGACTATTCAAAATTGTggcttttatttttatcatttttatttgtcccccaccccgatccattttttttaaaatctctcgtaaaacagaaaataaaaaatgctggCCCAATGGCTTTATTTTATTCCCACGTCAAACATgtgttattatttaatttaacacAGGCTTAAATCTATTTTGGATTGGTCAACAACAGTAGCATTAAATACaagcattttatttcaatttagtttAACTGATCACTGACTTGATTATAGCACTCTTCAAATGCATTAATGAGTTTTTTTCAGCGCGCATTGATTAATCTCCTAGAGGTGCAAATACTTGAGTATATATAACTTGGCTTTGACAATTATAATACAATAACCTTGGTACATGCTGAAATAGTTATATCGATCTACTTCTAAATGCTAATCAATCACCAGAGAAGAAATTTATGCACGCGTTAGTTATTCTCAAGTATGCCATGCGATTTATTAAACCTTTCgtaatttcaaatgtaattacCATGACTGTACGCTAAAATAATGCAATACTcatatattgtaaaatgtaatCGTTAAAACGAACCGTTTGATAACTTAGACGGTATGTATGCATGTAAAAGTGACAAGACATACACTAGATACAATGGTTCGAACCCCTctcatatatttttcaatatttgttaaaaaatgggAAACTTTTTTCTGTGCACACCATCCTCGTGTATAGTATATCGTTCATGCATAAAATTATAAAACCGATCCCACTGTTATCTAGTGCATGCCTTCGGCAAGGCGGTACAacgaaaacaagtgaatgaagtattgccatgcaatacaaagtcccctactggaaggcaccttattgttTCCACTGTAgcataacataatgaactgatatatgtcaatgatgtataaacaatattgtactatataaacaatatgtacaacaaaacacttggattaaaatttgcatacataaaaacctatagttgctttcatatggacttattttggccaattatgaaaatgttatcatataagttatctatagtaacaacaaagggaaattaataaaaaaaatctattagaaaaaaaatatattacaagtccacacaaaactctttaccaggtagagataggtcaaaatacatctaaaaaaatcaatgtaacatgcatgttgtaccatagaaaagtggtctcgatttttctctatggccagtaataaaaaaagtaacaatataatctatttatagtaacaacaaagggaggtaattcttaaaacaagggtgcctcatggcaatgaacatttgtgccaagttacatcaaaatccctccatgcatggagaagaaatgctctggacaaagtcattcttaaatttaacatttgacctctaagtatgaccttgaccttaaacctagagacctggttcttgcgcaagacaatccgtctcatagtggtgaacatttgtgccaagtttcatcaaaatccctccatgtatgaagaagaaatgcccccGACAAAGTCATTTtagtatctgacctttggcctctgtgaccttggccttagacttagggcccgggttttgtacatgacatgttgtctcatccagggaaatatttgtgccaactgatatttaaatcctgccttgcatgacaaagttatagaccggacaggaaaaaatcctattggcatttgatctcaaagtgtgaaccttgacctttaagccagggttctaggtgttgtgcatgacatgttgtctcatcatgggaaacatgtgtgccaagtaatattaaaatcccttcatggatggcagagttatggaccggacaggaaaaaagccctgttgacatttgacctctaactgtgaccttgacctttgagctagggatctggatctTGCATAGACACgttgtctcctcatggggaacatttgtgccaagtgatattaaaatcccttaatgaatgacagagttatggaccggacacgaagcagaccctgttcatgccatgcttacatttgactgctaagtgtgaccttgacctttgagctaagggtctgaaagttgtgtatgacacattgtcttattatgaggtacctttgtgccaagtaatatttaaatcccttcatggacgggagagttatggaccggacaggagaaaagccctgttgacatttgacctccaattgtgaccatgacctttgagctagggatccgggtcttgtgcatgacacgtcgtctcctcatgggaaacatttgtgccaagtgatattaaaatccctagaTGAAGGGGTCCAGGTCTTGCGCAttacacgtcgtcttatcatggggaacatttttgccaagtaatattaaaatcccatcatggatgacagagatttggaccggacaagaaactgcgggcggacggacggacggaaggaaggacggacggtatgacggaatgacagaatgacggaaaagtgacagagatatggaccggacaagaaactgcggacggacggatTGACGGAATGACAGTGCATTGTGCACTGGATAGATTAAAAACAGATTGAAGATTGTTTTAGCTCAGTCTCTTATTAAAAGAACAATAGATATAGCTTCTCATGaattaaagtaattttaaaacaaaaaaattgaatgtcaatGGAATTAATGAACGGGATTCGAACCTATTTTGTTTGGATCTGAAACCGGACTGCTGTACCTACTGCGCAACTAAGCCATTTTACAAATGCTGTCTGCTAACTTAATGACAATGGGACTACCCTTTGAATGAACTCGTCCAAAGATCAGAATCAAAGGTCAGTGACGAACTATAATTATATTGGcccttgaaatatataaaaactaaACAAGCATACAAAAACGCCAGATAATTCTCTTTCTCTGCGTTCTCTCTCTGACTAAGAATACAATTTAAGATGgatgctttgatattttgttttgatttgtaaGAGAATGTCGATAATACTCCTGTTCTGTGTATCATGATCTGCATACCCTTGAGGAGTATTTTTAAGCCCCCGCTCTGAGGGTTTGCTATCGAATGCAGTATTTCGGCATTATATGACTGAACACAAAGAAATTTGTATTAACCCTTATACATGTGTATTCTAATAGATGTTGCACGTTTACTGTGGAACTAGGCATTGCATTACATACCTCctttaattacatatttttcattaatttatcgATATGTTAGAgggaaatatatctggtatttccAGAGTTAAAaacatcaaatataaaatatgtttttcattgGTAAGAAACTATttaatgggtaaatttagtcaaacatgaaataaaaagaaaatttgtttgttttacatgtaagatcaaaatatcctTCACACATGAACATTATAAGTTACATTTGACACTTGGCTATTCCagtcgtgaaaatattgcatctgttgttcactcatgaaagatatttcgatcttacgcTAAAACACACAAGTATTCTCTATATTTGTGTTTCCGtattaaaatacatgtagattTAAATAGATTGATATATCATAAATGCAAGTAGTTCGTTCCGcaaaatttatattattaaacTTGCCTGAAAAAGACTAATAATCTGTGTGTTCGAAACCCGTTTCGTTACTTGAGATCAAACAGAAGTTAGATATCAAAAGAGAGACTAGACAGATTTTAGGTATTTTAAAGAAAGCTTTTCGTTAAAGTAACCTGTAGGTTAGAAAAAAAACCTAAGTCATTAAATATGTCTTACGTATCATTGTActattaaaagatattatttattACACTTACCTAACACAAATAATATGGAACACATTTCTGTATACAAGTCTGCTCCTCCTTTTTTATATTGAAGGCTATATACTCCTCCATCTTGTGTGTGTACACCATTAGTCTTTAACGTGAAATTTCCACTACTTGCATCTCCAATGAACTTTGACTCTAAAAATGACCTTTCAATTTGAAGGTGATTATTATAAAACGTTGCGGCATAGAGGTTACTATTATTGAATGCTGCTACTGTATACACAAGTACTCCATCAAATGTTTGTAAGGTGGTCTGAAAACCTATGATAGCTGGTTGTCCTGATTTGATGTATATGCCTGGAATTACTTTACCACTACGACACTGCCATCCAATAACTGAAAACGAAAAACAGAATATTAATGTGACTTTATGAATGAAGTCTATGTTATAAAAAATGCGCTTGAAgcaaatttgaattaaatttttaaagacaATTTGTCAAGGGGTAACAAGTTTATTGTCTGATTAGCTGTtcacattttgtgattttttttaaaatagacaaTAGATGAAACAAAATAAACCTACTCGATTTGTTTATTTGAGAATGGctgtaaacaaattaataaagttatttttgtaaCAGATatatgtggggaaattggcagttacttgtagaaTCTAGGATTATTGCTTAGGGTAACTGTCCGccaatacataactgaaatactgttaaaccgAAGACAAAAGTTACTATATAATTAAGTGTTCCCCAAAACAAGTGATGGAGGTATTGCCAGACCTAATTGTTAAATGCCTTCTGTTCTTAAAATAGATTGCATCCAATGAGGTGCATATTGGAACAGGTTTGAAAATGTCTTGGAATCAATGATCGGTAATATCTGTCACACGtcttaacattattttaaagatttaaagtcagtttcataaaaatggttagaaattagaagaaaaaacaatttaaagggAGTAAATAGCAAGCTGGGAAGAATACACCGAGTCATGATTTATCATAAAGTTTATTATAATGATAGAGAACTAGTGAAAGTTATGTGGAGCATGGAGCTACACGGCAAAGAGCTAAGCATGTTTGTTTGAGGTCAGTTACAAAACATGAGTGAAATGAACCtatcatcatttgttttaaacaatcAAAATGGTTACtaaactatggtggctgatttgtgctctttcgttatttcgttctgtcgcagacgactaacgtcgttatggcgctccgacgaatgtcgccccgccgaacgtcgcccagCCGAATGTCGCCCGCCAT harbors:
- the LOC128553337 gene encoding uncharacterized protein LOC128553337, which encodes MLFLVLFLLGSLNAVIGWQCRSGKVIPGIYIKSGQPAIIGFQTTLQTFDGVLVYTVAAFNNSNLYAATFYNNHLQIERSFLESKFIGDASSGNFTLKTNGVHTQDGGVYSLQYKKGGADLYTEMCSILFVLGKPQKATLSHDNNNVLGKDCQLSCASSSTTNPTNHTLNVTFNWKVNDITNPSNNRYKYGVLNKTLTIMSVTKEDANKRFKCSATESGDGVTGLTSDYSDEFIFTVIC